The Aspergillus luchuensis IFO 4308 DNA, chromosome 7, nearly complete sequence genome has a segment encoding these proteins:
- the GRS1_2 gene encoding glycine--tRNA ligase (COG:J;~EggNog:ENOG410PH5K;~InterPro:IPR036621,IPR006195,IPR004154,IPR027031, IPR033731,IPR002314,IPR002315;~PFAM:PF03129;~go_component: GO:0005737 - cytoplasm [Evidence IEA];~go_function: GO:0000166 - nucleotide binding [Evidence IEA];~go_function: GO:0004812 - aminoacyl-tRNA ligase activity [Evidence IEA];~go_function: GO:0004820 - glycine-tRNA ligase activity [Evidence IEA];~go_function: GO:0005524 - ATP binding [Evidence IEA];~go_process: GO:0006418 - tRNA aminoacylation for protein translation [Evidence IEA];~go_process: GO:0006426 - glycyl-tRNA aminoacylation [Evidence IEA]), which produces MASLSTKTGQVVDRSVLDSMLRRRLFYTPSFEIYGGVSGLYDYGPPGCAVLNNIVDLWRKHFVLEEDMLEVDCTMLTPHEILKTSGHVDKFADWMCKDPKTGEIFRADHLVEEVLEARLKGDKEARGQKVEVDEEKEAKKKKKVKQTKAVKLDDAVVKEYEETLAQIDNFDGPELEKIIAKYDIRNPTTDGNLLPPVAFNLMFQTSIGPSSNMPGYLRPETAQGQFLNFQKLLEFNQQSMPFASASIGKSFRNEISPRAGLLRVREFLMAEIEHFVDPQGGKKHARFEEVKDVKMTLLNRDIQLSGSTKTEEMTIGKAVETGLVDNETLGYFLARIQLFLLKLGVDPKKLRFRQHMANEMAHYATDCWDAELQTSYGWIECVGCADRSAYDLTVHKNKTGAPLVVRETRAEPLKVEEWQIDLDKKKFGPRFKKDGKTVTAAIDALSQELREKLSLDLEQTGKIEVEVEGVAGGKVELDKELIKIEKRTRVENVREYTPNVIEPSFGIGRILYSMIEQVYWSREGDEARGVLSFPPAIAPTKVLIVPLSTHQSFAPLVQRLTTKLRRMGVSNRVDDSSASIGKRYARNDELGTPFGVTVDFQSVKDNTFTLRDRDSTKQVRASEDEIALAIKSLVEGEETWEDVRKRLPEFTGQEVE; this is translated from the exons ATGgcttccctctccaccaagACCGGCCAGGTCGTCGACCGGTCCGTCTTGGACTCTATGCTGCGCCGCCGTCTCTTCTATACCCCTTCCTTCGAGATCTACGGTGGTGTCTCCGGCCTCTACGACTATGGCCCGCCCGGTTGCGCCGTCCTGAACAACATTGTCGATCTGTGGCGCAAGCACTTCGTCCTGGAGGAGGACATGCTCGAGGTCGACTGCACCATGCTCACCCCGCACGAGATCCTGAAGACCAGTGGTCACGTCGACAAGTTCGCCGACTGGATGTGCAAGGACCCCAAGACCGGCGAGATCTTCCGCGCCGACCACCTGGTCGAGGAGGTGCTCGAGGCCCGCCTGAAGGGTGACAAGGAGGCCCGTGGCCAAAAGGTTGAggtggacgaggagaaggaggccaagaagaagaagaaggtcaagcaGACCAAGGCGGTTAAGCTGGATGACGCCGTTGTCAAGGAGTACGAGGAGACCCTCGCCCAGATCGACAACTTCGACGGCCCCGAActcgagaagatcatcgcCAAGTACGACATCCGCAACCCCACCACCGATGGCAACCTCCTGCCCCCCGTGGCCTTCAATCTGATGTTCCAGACCTCGATCggccccagcagcaacatgcCCGGCTACCTGCGCCCGGAGACCGCCCAGGGTCAGTTCCTCAACTTCCAGAAGCTGCTCGAGTTCAACCAGCAGTCTATGCCCTTCGCCTCTGCCTCCATCGGCAAGTCGTTCCGGAACGAGATCTCCCCGCGCGCCGGTCTGCTGCGGGTGCGTGAGTTCCTGATGGCTGAGATCGAGCACTTTGTCGACCCCCAGGGTGGCAAGAAGCACGCCCGCttcgaggaggtcaaggACGTCAAGATGACCCTGCTCAACCGCGACATCCAGCTGTCCGGCAGCACCAAGACCGAGGAGATGACTATCGGCAAGGCCGTCGAGACTGGCCTCGTCGACAACGAGACCCTGGGTTACTTCCTGGCTCGTATCCAGCTGTTCCTGCTCAAGCTGGGTGTGGACCCCAAGAAGCTGCGCTTCCGCCAGCACATGGCTAACGAGATGGCTCACTACGCCACTGACTGCTGGGATGCCGAGCTGCAGACCAGCTACGGCTGGATCGAGTGTGTCGGCTGCGCTGACCGTAGTGCCTACGATTTGACCGTGCACAAGAACAAGACCGGTGCCCCGCTCGTTGTCCGTGAGACTCGGGCGGAGCCCCTcaaggtggaggagtggCAGATCGAcctggacaagaagaagttcGGTCCCCGCTTCAAGAAGGACGGCAAGACCGTCACGGCGGCGATTGATGCTCTGTCGCAGGAGCTGCGCGAGAAGCTGTCGCTCGACCTCGAGCAGACCGGCAAGATCGAGGTGGAAGTTGAGGGTGTCGCTGGCGGCAAGGTTGAGCTGGACAAGGAGTTGATCAAGATCGAGAAGCGCACGCGCGTGGAGAATGTGCGCGAGTACACTCCTAATGTCATTGAGCCCTCGTTCGGTATTGGTCGTATCCTGTACAGCATGATCGAGCAGGTCTACTGGTCCCGTGAGGGTGATGAGGCCCGTGGT GTCCTGTCCTTCCCTCCCGCGATTGCCCCGACCAAGGTGCTGATCGTGCCGCTGTCGACGCACCAGTCGTTCGCGCCGCTGGTGCAGCGCCTGACGACTAAGCTGCGTCGCATGGGAGTGTCCAACCGTGTGGATGACTCTTCCGCCAGTATCGGTAAGCGCTATGCGCGCAACGACGAGCTGGGTACGCCGTTTGGTGTGACGGTCGACTTCCAGTCCGTCAAGGACAACACTTTCACCCTGCGTGACCGTGACTCGACCAAGCAGGTTCGTGCCAGCGAGGACGAGATTGCCCTGGCCATCAAGTCCCtggtggagggtgaggagacTTGGGAGGATGTGCGCAAGCGCCTGCCCGAGTTCACTGGCCAGGAGGTTGagtag
- a CDS encoding rRNA-binding ribosome biosynthesis protein RPF1 (COG:J;~EggNog:ENOG410PI8V;~InterPro:IPR007109;~PFAM:PF04427), whose amino-acid sequence MVSKKASHRPPPGVGLDAKPRNKIQRKLLHIKRKRAKDSSRRAERYAFKKEEAKNPKLKEERLKRNIPLTIDRKRVWDDAGSDVEDGLGLSVDVERIKRRKQEEEEELNRPLNEDDQSSDAGEEEGSEDDEDDDVDSMLASSDEEDEGASDDDDEDEDSSSGKKKSKSSSDSTRGRSKSSLPTATERATSPSQSTKSTNLNLVPEALASKFPSLFSTENLKSPKILITTSLNSSLHHEAELLTDLFPNSVYVRRTRHRFAHQFSIREISKFATNRNFTAVVILREDQKKPTGLDIVHLPTGPMFHFSMTNWVEGKRIPGHGRATDHWPELILNNFRTPLGLLTAHLFRTLFPPQPDIEGRQVVTVLNSRDYLFFRRHRYVFREKRETEKAVVGADGKEMKGAEGIRAGMQELGPRFTLKLRRVDKGIQRASGQEWEWKGQMEKTRTKFQL is encoded by the coding sequence ATGGTTTCGAAGAAAGCTTCCCACCGGCCGCCTCCGGGCGTCGGTCTCGACGCAAAGCCCCGCAACAAGATCCAGCGCAAACTCCTCCAtatcaagcgcaagcgcgccAAGGACTCTTCTCGCCGTGCCGAACGATATGCtttcaagaaggaagaggccaaGAACCCCAAGCTGAAGGAAGAGCGTCTGAAGCGCAACATTCCCCTGACCATCGACCGCAAGCGAGTCTGGGATGACGCCGGCAGCGACGTCGAGGACGGTCTGGGATTGAGCGTGGACGTCGAGCGCATCAAGCGGCgcaagcaggaggaagaggaagagctgaaCCGGCCCCTGAACGAGGACGATCAATCCTCCGacgctggagaagaagaaggatcagaggatgacgaggacgacgacgtGGACAGCATGCTCGCCAGcagtgacgaggaagacgaaggcgcctccgacgacgacgacgaagacgaagactcATCCTCcggcaagaagaaatcgaaATCATCCTCCGACTCGACTCGCGGCCGCAGCAAATCATCCCTCCCCACAGCCACAGAGCGCGCCACCAGCCCCTCCCAATCGACCAAGAGCACCAACCTAAATCTCGTCCCCGAAGCCCTAGCGTCCAaattcccctccctcttcagcACCGAAAACCTTAAGTCCCCTAAGATCCTCATCACGACGTCCCTCAACTCGTCCCTTCACCACGAAGCCGAGCTCCTCACCGACCTGTTCCCCAACTCCGTCTACGTCCGCCGCACGCGCCACCGCTTCGCGCACCAGTTCTCCATCCGCGAGATCTCCAAGTTCGCCACGAACCGCAACTTCACGGCGGTGGTGATCCTCCGCGAAgaccagaagaagcccaccGGTCTGGACATCGTGCATCTCCCCACGGGACCCATGTTCCACTTCTCCATGACGAATTGGGTCGAGGGCAAGCGCATTCCGGGTCACGGACGCGCTACGGACCACTGGCCCGAGCTGATTCTGAATAACTTCCGCACGCCGCTGGGTCTGTTGACGGCGCATTTGTTCCGAACTTTGTTCCCGCCGCAGCCTGATATCGAGGGCCGGCAGGTCGTGACGGTGTTGAATAGTCGTGATTACTTGTTCTTCCGTCGTCATCGGTATGTGTTccgggagaagagggagacggagaaggcgGTTGTGGGTGCCGAtggaaaggagatgaagggcGCGGAGGGGATTAGAGCGGGTATGCAGGAATTGGGACCCCGGTTTACGTTGAAGTTGCGCAGAGTTGATAAGGGGATCCAAAGAGCTAGTGGacaggagtgggagtggaAGGGGCAAatggagaagacgaggacgaagTTCCAGTTGtag
- a CDS encoding class I SAM-dependent methyltransferase (COG:S;~EggNog:ENOG410PKR0;~InterPro:IPR029063;~PFAM:PF13489,PF13847,PF13649), translated as MEAKDLQPLGQHEPIVEPDESENAQKQSWTKPPDPESNFESDADSDEASINSCETHQLDIYEENNRRYPNDSYHMPNDEPERTRLNIVHQIYLILLDGQLTAAPIVTNAPRVLDIGTGPGDWAIEMSHAYPHGTIIASDIGVFDNALGHVDLPNLSFHLDDARDEWAYDIPFDLIHLRGLSGAFPDWSFIYQQAFDHLAPGGYLEVADTDFAAETMISLPPNSYLRLFASALRSADYSAGYLRDLSHLQPALFRAQGFIDIDVREYTFPIGLWPESPHDRTVGKMGLIALLEGLESYSLRALTTTYGWVAEEVRELCDQVRAEILQGVYRISARVKIVTGRKPLT; from the exons ATGGAGGCAAAAGATCTCCAGCCGTTGGGCCAACACGAGCCAATCGTCGAGCCCGACGAGAGTGAGAATGCGCAGAAGCAATCATGGACCAAGCCTCCGGATCCCGAGTCCAACTTCGAGTCAGATGCAGACTCGGACGAAGCATCCAT caactcGTGTGAGACACACCAGCTCGACATCTACGAAGAGAATAATCGTCGCTACCCCAACGATTCATACCACATGCCGAACGATGAACCCGAACGAACCCGTCTGAACATCGTCCACCAGatctacctcatcctcctaGACGGGCAGTTAACCGCCGCCCCCATAGTTACCAATGCGCCTCGCGTCCTCGACATCGGCACCGGTCCCGGTGACTGGGCCATTGAAATGAGCCACGCCTACCCCCACGGCACCATCATTGCTTCTGACATCGGCGTCTTCGACAACGCCCTCGGCCATGTCGACCTCCCCAACCTCTCCTTCCACCTCGACGATGCCCGCGACGAATGGGCCTACGACATCCCCTTcgacctcatccacctccgcGGCCTCTCCGGTGCCTTCCCCGACTGGTCCTTTATCTACCAGCAAGCCTTTGACCACCTCGCTCCCGGCGGTTACCTCGAAGTCGCAGATACCGACTTCGCCGCTGAAACCATGATATCCCTCCCGCCGAACTCCTACCTACGTCTCTTTGCCTCCGCCCTCCGCTCCGCAGACTACTCAGCAGGTTATCTACGCGATCTGAGCCATCTCCAGCCCGCGCTCTTCCGTGCTCAGGGGTTCATCGATATCGATGTCCGCGAGTACACCTTCCCCATCGGTCTGTGGCCCGAGTCGCCGCATGACCGGACCGTCGGCAAAATGGGCCTCATTGCTTTATTGGAGGGCCTGGAATCATATAGTTTGCGTGCCCTGACCACTACGTATGGCtgggtggcggaggaagTGCGCGAACTATGTGACCAGGTGCGTGCGGAAATCTTGCAAGGCGTGTATCGCATTAGTGCGAGGGTGAAGATCGTAACGGGGCGGAAGCCATTGACGTGA
- the PTH1 gene encoding aminoacyl-tRNA hydrolase (COG:J;~EggNog:ENOG410PSBJ;~InterPro:IPR001328,IPR036416;~PFAM:PF01195;~go_function: GO:0004045 - aminoacyl-tRNA hydrolase activity [Evidence IEA]), with the protein MMISEINLRVNIYAMDINSSQSSGISKAKRNKSKFPSMHEAVVLHSAQTTEQEQEQEGHHHHQPSAKSSSTTTTLPLNHNLNTTSPTPSPSMSTTTPLKTPRRFLFIASIGNPRPYRTTRHSAGHILLEALTPLLPRRVPLVGTSPNNGNIINPLFYKTYTSPSYMNESGPKLLRNFQSWLSSTQTEIYQKIVQPGNVLSTNPESDATAAAEWHLRGADPTTLRNFSPTLVILHDELEAPLGKVRVKRGGPEKASLRGHRGLISSFESLRGKGMYPPNPKKNVLGTGVDLSVLRIGVGIGRPETRDRGGVAKYVLSEMSEQELKAVRAAAGPVLEVLVDELYRDGAE; encoded by the coding sequence ATGATGATCTCAGAAATAAATCTCCGTGTAAATATATATGCCATGGACATCAATTCATCCCAATCAAGTGGAatcagcaaagcaaagcGAAACAAAAGCAAGTTCCCGTCGATGCATGAAGCAGTAGTGCTGCACAGCGCCCAAACCACggaacaggaacaggaacaagaaggacatcatcaccaccaaccatccgcaaaatcctcctccaccaccacaaccctccccctcaaccacaacctcaacaccacctctCCCACACCTTCACCCTCAATGTCCACCACTACCCCCCTCAAAACCCCCCGacgcttcctcttcatcgcctCAATCGGCAATCCACGCCCATACCGCACGACGCGACACAGCGCCggccacatcctcctcgaagCCCTGACGCCACTTCTCCCACGCCGAGTCCCTCTCGTGGGCACCTCTCCCAACAATGGCAACATAATCAACCCTTTATTCTACAAAACCTACACGAGCCCATCATACATGAACGAATCGGGACCCAAACTCCTCCGCAACTTCCAATCGTGGCTCTCATCCACCCAAACCGAAATATACCAGAAGATCGTGCAGCCGGGGAATGTACTCTCCACAAACCCAGAATCAGACGctacagcagcagcagaatggcATCTCCGGGGCGCTGACCCGACAACCCTCCGAAACTTCTCCCCGACACTAGTCATCCTCCATGATGAATTGGAGGCGCCGCTGGGAAAAGTCCGTGTGAAGAGAGGTGGGCCCGAGAAGGCGAGTTTGAGGGGACATCGGGGCTTGATTAGTTCGTTTGAGAGTTTGAGGGGCAAGGGGATGTATCCTCCCAATCCGAAGAAGAATGTACTTGGGACCGGGGTGGATTTGTCGGTCTTGAGGATTGGGGTGGGGATTGGGAGGCCCGAGACGAGGGATCGAGGGGGTGTTGCGAAGTATGTCCTGTCGGAGATGAGTGAGCAGGAGTTGAAGGCTGTGAGGGCTGCCGCGGGGCCGGTTTtggaggtgttggtggatgagttGTACAGGGATGGTGCGgagtaa
- the HOB3 gene encoding amphiphysin-like protein RVS161 (COG:U;~EggNog:ENOG410PGVR;~InterPro:IPR003005,IPR004148,IPR027267,IPR037429;~PFAM:PF03114;~go_component: GO:0005737 - cytoplasm [Evidence IEA];~go_function: GO:0005515 - protein binding [Evidence IEA];~go_process: GO:0007015 - actin filament organization [Evidence IEA]) has translation MSWAGFKKNVNRATTQVMMKTGHVERTSDRDYEIEERRYRTMEAAANRLQKEAKGYLDSLRAMTASQMRIAETIDAFYGDAGTNDGVSRSYKQAVEDLDAETIKALDGPYRSTVLEPISRFCAYFPDINECIKKRNHKLLDYDSMRAKVKKLVEKPDKDATKLPRTERETEIAKQAYEQLNEQLFTELPQLIDLRVPYLDPSFEALVKIQLRFCAEAYSRMAQVQQYLDAETRDQYARGDLDNRVEEVLQEIRDLSIAGTV, from the exons ATGTCCTGGGCAG GGTTCAAGAAAAATGTCAACCGCGCTACCAcgcaggtgatgatgaagacgg GACATGTGGAGCGCACAAGTGATCGCGATTATGAGATTGAAGAGCG TCGGTACCGGACGATGGAAGCCGCCGCAAATCGGTTACAGAAAGAGGCAAAGGGATACTTGGATTCGCTACGAG cTATGACTGCCTCGCAGATGCGGATCGCCGAGACTATTGATGCCTTCTATGGTGATGCCGGGACCAACGACGGAGTGAGTCGGAGTTATAAGCAGGCtgtggaggatctggatgcGGAAACGATCAAGGCGCTGGACGGCCCGTACCG CTCGACTGTGTTGGAACCCATCTCTCGGTTCTGTGCCTACTTCCCGGATATCAACGAATGCATTAAGAAGCGCAACCACAAGTTACTCGATTATGATTCTATGCGCGCCAAGGTCAAGAAGCTGGTCGAGAAGCCCGATAAGGATGCGACGAAATTGCCCCGGACGGAGCGCGAGACGGAAATCGCCAAGCAAGCGTATGAGCAGTTGAACGAACAACTCTTCACTGAACTGCCTCAGCTCATCGACCTGCGGGTGCCGTACCTGGATCCTAGCTTTGAGGCCCTGGTGAAGATTCAACTGCGGTTCTGCGCGGAGGCATACTCGCGCATGGCGCAGGTGCAACAGTACTTGGATGCGGAGACGAGGGATCAGTATGCTCGGGGAGACCTGGACAACCGGGTGGAAGAGGTGTTGCAGGAGATTCGGGATTTGAGCATAGCAGGCACGGTCTGA